CCATTACTTTTATATGTTCGATTGAACAAATCCCGCAAAAAAATGTTAGATTGAACAAATCCTGCAAAAAAGTTAGATTGAACAAATAATTCCACCTCTCCATGACCTATGAAAAACCTACAGCCTGTTTAACAATCAGCATTGACACATGGGTCCCATAAAAATATAGTGGCGCTAACTGCTCAGTAACTTGTGATGTAGCTATCTCGGGTCCCACTGCTAGTGGTTACATGATGAAAAAAATGAGTGTCACACATTTGTAAtaatcggtgtagtaggttcatGACGGAAATTATCAAAACATCATAGAAATTGGCACAAGCTAGCACTCAGCGGCTCGGGAAATTTAGTGACATTAACCGTCACTGAGTTACATGATATTTTCCTGACGTTGTCAACCACCGTCATGAGGATTTTCGTCACAGTATCTAAATTTTCTTGTAGAGATGGGAAGTCCTTTTGAAGAGTTAAAGAAATTTCATTTCGCCCTGATGCCGAAGCCGTACTGCATATTCCTGGGTGATATTGTGCCAGTGACGATTTCATAGTATGGGCTTACGAAAATAAAGTAAACACATTGTTAAATAGAGTAAACACATTGGTAAAATAGAGCAAACACATTGTTGTGGGGACAAGAGAAAATCAACAATAGATGTTGTTTGCCATTTGGAAGCTAGATCTCATAACTAGCATCAAGGTGTGTTTGGTGGCGAGTGATCAGAGGCATTATACTAGATGAGGCATATCAAACAACTTGAAATTAGAAACAATAGCACATACAAGATTTGTCAAGGAATGGAGGAGGATCTCGAGAACTCTTCAATCCATTGCTCACATGCCCGACGTTTTTGGGATTAGGCTAGGTCATGGTTCCATGTTCGACTACCATGGCTCCATCCAAATACATTGGCCCATTATATCCTGTCTGATTAATTGTACAATAATAACcagcaataaaaaattattaccAGTGTGTAGTCTATTTGGCACTACTGGAATAGAGAGGCACAGGCTTGAGAAAGATCGGCTTGATCCGGTGAACTCAACCAAACTCACAAAAGAATCACTGTCACTTTGTACATCCCTCGTAAGAAATGGTATGTTTTGTCAGGGCATGGATTGCGGTCTCGACAAGACGATATCATTAAGATAAACATGGATATAGCTATAAGCTTTAACAATTGCATTGAAGGAGATGGATTTGTTGTTTGATATTTAACTAGGTTTATGGGAGCCTGGAGCAAACTGCTCTTTGGAGTTACTGCTAAACTTATTTTTTCAAACAATATCTGTTTGAGAGTGCATCATTTTTGCGAACATCAGTTGTTGTTTGTTCATCTTTGGAATACTTGCCACAACAATCGTTCTGTTGTGGCTCCTATCATCACAGAAATAAGTGAGCTAGGTCCTCATATTACTACTTTTGATTCAATATGTAGTTTGTGCTTCGGCACTCCATCTCATCTTTGTGCCAAGAATGTCTGCACATCTATTTTAACTGAGAGTTGGCTAGCCGAACCATCCAACTTCATGGTCAGTAGTCTCTTACATGATGGTCTAGAGAGTGCATTTAGTCAACTAAATCTCTCTATGTTCGCCGAAAAAATACACATATACAGAATCAAATCTCATCTGGTTCACTAACTATTTTCGAACTTACTAGAGTTTTCATCACATTTACTTAATTACGAGATGTGCTCATCCTATCGTTCATACTTAACCGAACTACGATTTACATTTCAGAAATTCTTGTAATTTTCAtcaaattttttttgaaactacCGAGTTACACTTTTCTGCCTAGTCCTCACAATTCGGCAGAGAGTGGAACAAATCTCACTGCCAATCAGGATTTTTAATGTAGATAGCTCATCTTAGTGATTCCTCTCCCATCACTTGCTATATACCCACCCCCTACCTCGAGATGTAGTAACGCACTCATCTGCATTGACCTTCTCTATTCTTCCTTTCTTTCTCTATGCCAGTCACCGAGCAAGAAATGGTGGCCCCTAATCAGGGGTTGGTTGTGTTCGGAAGAAGACGACCATCTGCCAGATCGTCAAGGAGGATGCCCAACATATCTGATTACCCAAGAGCTTGCATGTGCTCTTCAATAAGTATTTACAAAACAGTTGCTGGAATTTAATAGATTTGAAAGAACTAAATGTTAATAACATTTTTAAATGAAAAACTCTTCAAATTCAAAAAAGTTTTATGTATAAATGTCCGTGACATATTTATGAAATGGGCACCCCAAATTGAAAAATGTATTTTTCTTATTCGAAAACAATTCAGCGTGTGTGATAAAAAATTTAATCATGCCGTGAGATGAGTAGGAGGGACGAGAGAATGCAGCGTTGCGATCTAGATCGCTCCCGTTTCGCTTGGCAGGCGACGCGGGGTTCCTGATATTTTTTTGAGGGTGATTGGAGGTGCGTATATAAATTTCATGTGTTGTATCAAATGTGTTCGCGGGAAAAAGACAAATTATCTCCAGAATACGCACATTGTTTGGAACGCTAGCTTTTGCGCGGGAAACAATATGTACATGGACATTTTGTTGTCACGTCCTCATCGATTCAACCACGTGCAAACGATTACTTATATACAATTTTGTTTTAGTGTATAACTGGACGAGGGGTTCCTGATATTTTTTGGACATGAGGTCCGATGACGGCTCAGGTACCGGGATGAAGGCGAGCGTGAAATGCGGAAGGTCACCGAAGGGCAAGCAAAGAGGCTTGGCAGCTCATGCAGGGTTTAAATTTTTGGCCAGTTTTTTGAGGTCCAAAGCACACCCATGGGGCATGGGCTCTGAGGGACGAACGTGTCATGTGTGCCTCCCATTTTGGGGCCCACTGGCAGCCAAGACACCAAAGGAGAAAATGCTCTGCCCATTCGTCTCCCGGAATTCTAGATCGTCCGTCGCCTCCGCCATATCTCTGCTCCCCTCCGCCGGTATAATCTCGCTCCGCCCttcccccctcccctccctcccCACGCCGGAAGTCCACCCGCGAACTGCCGCCGCCCTGGAGCGCGCCTCCATGCCCTGGAGCTTCAGCGGCGCCGCCTTCTCAACTTTGTGCATTGGTCCCCAATGGACGAGCAGCTTCCGCTCCGGTGGTTGCTTGCTCAGTCCCGGACCAAACTCCTCGAACCCCGCCCGCTGTCAGATCCGACCCCGGCTGCTACTGCTCCGGTTGCTGCCATGATCCGCTGCCCTGCTATGTTTTCAACAAAAAACCCGGGATGCGCCCGAGCAACAGTTTCTCCAAGAACGGGCCACATGGGGATCTTCAGCAAGGCCACCGATCTGGCGGTCCTTAACGGCGCCAGGTGGCCGCCCACACCTTCTCGCCCGGCGGCAAAGCCTTTTCCTTCGGCCATCAATCCATCAACTGCGTCGTGGAacgcttccttgccggggagggTGGGGGTTGGCGTGAGGGAGGAGGGCGCTGCCGGCGAAGATAAGAAGTTGCACCAGGAATTCGATGAGCtgcgcaccgagctggtcgaggTGAAGAAGCGAACGGAGCGCAAGTAGGAGGTCATGGCGAAGGAGCACGACGCGGGGGACCAGATAGCGGCTTGGGTCCACCCAATGAAGGTGCAGGACGTCGTCTCCGAACGCGCCAAGGTTCTCCTCGAGGCTATGCACGTCAATGTGAGACACAAAGCTGAGGTGGCCCATTCGCTGCCACCACAGCTCTTCGGTGGCAGTTTTTTGAGttcagtagcagcagcagcacatGGTGATGGCGATGTTGCCTCCGCCTCAGTGGTTCGCCTCCGGGATGAATATGCAGTAGCAGATGGTGATGGAGCTGCCGGATGGATATCTAGTAGATGCCTCCGCTGCCGGGGTTCGCAACGGCGATGGATATGGAGGAGATGGAGATGGcgattcctcggccgccagggtTCGACGACGAGATGGGGATGGCGGTAAAACAGTTACTTATGGTGATGCCTCCGTCACCGGAGATCCCTGCCGGGCTGGAGACGAACGCCGGCTTCCTGTTCCCATACTGAGAAGATGAGATTCAAGCCCGGACGATAGCTTGTTAATCTGTTCTCATCTAGTTTTATGTCGTTTCTTTATTGTCGATAATTAATGGCCAAATATGTATTGTCCTGTCGCTGGCTGCTGGCGTTTAATGAAATCTCACAATACTTATATACGACGATCTATGTGCAAAATCTTTGGTGTTTGTTTTTTTCACAACTAGATGTCATGTAACATGAAATCAGCACATAAAAAAAAAGCGCCGGAGTTTtattgttttttttctgttttctcatTGTATTTTTGTTTgtcgtccatgacagaaaaatcCGGCGAAAATTTTATGCCGTGAGAGCTATGGTTCAAAGTGGAGACCCCTTGTTGGTGAAAGCATGCACAAACAGGACGAGAGTAAAATCAATTTTATGCACTGCTAAGCTGCGCCGAGTCGCTGATGTGGTGACCATTTTTTAAACACATGATGAAAAACTAGTAAAACATCGTGAAATGTTctcaaaaaagcaaaaaaattcCATATAAGACGGTGACTACATGTTCAAACACGGTGGACATCTTCTGAAATGCTTTCAACATTTCTAAAAAATATGTGATGTACATTTTAAAACATGGTGAACATTTTTACAAAATACACTATGAATATTTTTATGTAAACAATTAAAAAAGTGACAattgaaagaaaaaaataataaataaaattgAGAAACAAAATATTAAAAAGAAACAAACTGAATGGAAACacggaaaattttaaaattatattCATGAAATTAAAAAATGTCCACAAATTTGGAAAAATATCATGATTATTTTTTAAACTGGAACATGAACTAAAAATGATTATTCTAAAATTTCATAATTTTGGAAAATGATCATGACtttttataaaaaataaaaatgaaaaaatacCATGAATATTTTATAAATGTGGAAATGAAACTTGCCGACAACCCTGCTCCTACCACTAATTGCAATCTGCATGTAGTTGTATGTCGAGCGTGGACTTGCAACAAGGACAAACAGCGATCGGGCCCAGTTTTGTGTcaatggtggacttgcaactcaGACAAAAATGGCTCGGGCCCCATTTACATATAACAATTTAATTAATAATATGATAAATACTATGATAATGGAGAACCCAGGTAGATGGGTCTTACATCGACCTGGCACGATTTATTTATAATAACACTATAACAGTGACAAGAAACTATTAGACTTTGTGCGAACATAGATTTTGATTCTGTGCGGATTTGCCTTTCTCTCCTTGGTAGGGGAAGCTAGCGTTCGGCCCGAGCCCCTGCATACCGGCGACAAACTCCTGCAGCGGCGCCATCTTCATGAGCATAAGCTACATCTCCATCACTGTCGGGAACTCAGGCGGCGACGTGGCCATTAGCCCCAGTTGGATCTCCACCACGGCAGCCAAACCGGGAGGAGGAGGCATCGCCATAAGCATCTGGTGCATGTCCACTCCTGGGGGTGAAGCCTGGCGTTGGAGGCATCAAACTCACAGGTGGTGCCACCGAAGAGCTGGACCGACATCGGTGGAGGCGGGGGCACCAGGAGCTTACTACAGATATCAATGTGGTAGGCCTCCACGAGAACCTGGTTGGCGCGTACGGAGACAGCAGCCTTCACCTGCATGAGTGCGGCGACTAAGGCCGCCATGTCCTCATACCCCATGTCGTGCATGTCGTGGTCGAGCCCAGCGGCAGTCTGGTCCCCGCCGGCGCGCACCTTGGCCAGGACCTCGTCTGCACGCTTCTTCTGCTTCCACCTATACGCCAGCTCTGTGCATATCTCCCCGTGCTGCCAGTGCAGCGTCTGCAACCCGCTGTCAGCGGTGGCGCCCTGAAGCTCTGCGCTGTTCCCCGCCATGAAGCGGTTGACGACGACATCGACGGATGAATGGCCGAAGGAGAAGGCCTTGCAAGCAGGCGAGAAGACGATGGGGCCACCTGTGCGCCAAAGAGGATGGTCAGCATGTTGGCCTTGCTGAACTGGCCCTGCTTGCGCAAGGAAAATCACACACGTCGGGCGTCCTTCTTGGGGATCGGGTGGAGGATGGTCTTCTTCCGGCCATTGCCACCCTTCCGCTTGGCCGCCATTCCTCGCTCGCTCAGGGTCGGGGATGAAGGaagaggagagaggaggtggatGAATATCTCTCAGGGTCGGGGAGGTTTATATAGCAGCGGTCAGAGAGGAAATTGCTTGGCTGAGCTGGGTACTACATTGATAATCATGATTTAGTACCCTAAAAAATAAATTATGTATATATTTTCTGCCCCATAATGAGCTGAGCTATGTATTACATGATCTCTGTGTTGTTGAGCATGCTCTCCTGCTTTGGAGAAAAGGAGAGAAGACGAGCAAGCGGGAAAACAATCTGTACTACATGGGCAAACCATGTAGTCATGTACTCATTTTCTATTGATTTAATTTGCTAACATTCGTCATAAGGTTGTGTCTATGATGTCACCACGCCATACGCCATAATCattatttctttacggagggagtgcATTGATAAGCTCAAACTACATAACATCACCTCAAGATGTTTCTCTGTGCAAGGGCTTGAATTAGACGATAGTATCCATCAACCATTAGACCATGACCATCGGTAAGAACATGTTCCTGCTGATAAATAAGACAATTCAATGATAGATAAAGAATGAAAAACTTATGGTTTCCTTTGTGCAAATAAACCAAAAATGTAGTCATCATAGTATATAACTAGAAACCGAAACCACATCAACATAGATGTAGATACTAGATGAACATGGTGGTCAGTTTGCACAACATATTATTTAATGCAAAGTTCAATTTCCTACATTTTGTTGAATCTGAGCCACAATGTTGCATACTTACATAGCAATAAGATCAAAGGGGAAATGCCTAGATAGTAGAGAATTACCATTTATCAGACCTCCTGATACAACATGGTGATGAAGATCACAGCCCGTTAACTGCAAGTCTGCATTAATAAGATGCTACTATCTGTTATATAGACTCAAAGTGGAACTTTATTAACAAAGAGAAGGTTAGTCTACTTGAAGTGTGTTCGTACATGCATTCGTGTAATCATGTGAAATTCAACAAATCTTACAGTACTAAGTTTCTCTTGTTGTTGTTCATGTCAATCTATTTCTAAACCTACTCTTTTTTACCGGTTAAAATGTATATAACTACTGGGTGGATTATGCAATTGTACTCGAATTAATAATAACTACTTACAAGTTCAGAAATAATGTCACATGATTATCCCCACGTAGTCTATCGATCTCCTGAATATTTAGATTTACAGTGAAAGAAACATATTTCTCTACAGTGAGCAGGCATTGAAAATATGTAATATGGAAAATTCTTGATGGTAGCACGAGTTCTGGCACACAAGTAAAACCATAGAGTGAGAGAGACCTATTCGGTAGATCCGGTGGCCGTCCAGCGACCAGCCGGGGCAAGGTCACCAGGGGCGGTGCCGTCATCCTGGCTGTGTGGCCATGGTCAGCAAGCCCGTCAAAGCCATGGTTCCACTGGAGCAGTGAAGGTATGGAAGGGGAAGAAGAGGGGGCACGACTACGCAGTGCGACGTGGGGCACGGCCGAGCGACGGAGCACACGACATTGCGGTGATACAGTGGCTGACACGGCGAGGCGGAGGAAAGGCAGTGCCGTGGTTGGGCGGGGGACACGATGGGGCGTAGGTGCGGAAGGGAACAGGGCGGGTGGTGGGGAGACGGGCGGCAGTGGGACACAACAGTCCGGCAGGGGGCATGACGGGGTGGCTTGGCGGCGAACGGCGGTGGGGAACGGCAGGACAGGGGATGAGCGCATCTGAATCTTGGACTGGAGATGCTTTGGGAGAAAGGGGGATATTTTGTCTTCTGGCGCAGGGATTTGAGCGAAGATCCAATCGGCCAAAATTTTGGTACATATACGTGCCCTTTCTCGCTCACTATTCGTCTTTGCTCACTGAGCAGTACGCCCAGCTACACGAAAAGGAAAAAGAGAGTGCGAGCTATCGAATTAAGTGGCGCGAAGTCGACTGAAGAAGCAAAAGGAGTCCAGCTACATGCCACTGTGGGGCCTCCCATCATGTGTTTCTTAGTATTGATGGCATGTAAATGGGTCAACCCTAGGGAAAGTATATTGCCATACATACTTTTGTCAAAAAATCATCTTCCCCTAGAGTGCACTGCTCATTGCTTTACTATCCCTTGAGGAGCCAAATAAACTCTAGGGAAAGACTTTGGCGCTAGGTAAAATGGTGATTTCTAGTAGTGGTATTTGCATATACCACACGTTTCTGAAAAAAATGGTACAATAAGAAAAAATAAATCAAATAGTATATACACAGTAGAGTAAAAAAAACGACAACCAATATGTGACAAGAAAATGAGCGAATTACTTTACTTACTGATTGGAAAATATGCACAGATGAATACATGCCATTAGCAATTCAGTTTGTACATCCTTCACGTGTAGCACATAAGTACTTAAATTTCAGAATTAATTTTAAAATATGAGTAGATTAAGAaaacaactctgttttctacACCCCCTCAGAGAAAAACTGTATTTTCTACACAAAAATTGAAATTTCGTATTTACTCATACTCAACCTGATAAATATAACATCCGCAAAAAAATTGTGAAGTATATAAAACGCGAAGTTTGAGTAAAATATGAAACATTAATTAAGAATTAAGAGAAAACAGGAAGTTTGATTTTCCTGCATGTGAAATCTGTAAGTTACTAATTTTTTAAATAATCCTATGTAGAAATGAGTAGTCACATGAATGTGGAATAACATATTAAATAAATTTGATAGCATAATTTAGATTGGATGGCATGGAATATATAGTGACGCGACATTTAATAACAAAACAAACCTGATGTCGGAAGTATAAACATGCATATGTTGCTTTTTTAACAAAGTATAGATGTAGATGGTCATACATAGGAACATACACTCACCTCTAAGAGCGCACCCACGCATATCCTACCCATATGAGCACCTCCGTGTGACTGAGCAGGCACATCATCTTGAGAACGGCGAAGTCACCATAGATGCCATCGCATTCGACAGGAAAGTCTCCGCTCAGCGAATGCACATCACCGAAGGATTGAACTGAATCCAGAGAAATGCGAGCACCGATGTCAACTGTAACACATGAACTTTGGTGGGCTGGGATACCACTGATCTCCTAATAATCCAATGTTGCTTAAATTTTTAAGCACGCATAGTGATAAGGCATTAAGTAACATGGTTAAGGAAATGGAGCGGAGACGACACTTTATGTGCATACCCACACCGTCGATCTGTTACGAAGTTCACACACTTAAATTGGTATAGAAGTGTTAGATTAGACCCCAGATTTGATACTTACTTACAAGAATCAAGTACATGACATACGATGGCATTGGGTAAGAAGAACGACATATCTCTTTGATATGTTTATGAGAAAATGTATTAACTATATGACTGAAGTAAACGAGTTTCACCGCTACCGTAAAAAAGGATGAAGCAGTAAAAGATAAATGTACTGAAGATATATTTCACTGAAAAAATACAAAATTGATCCGAAAGAGCAAGTAAATCTGCAAGCATGAATAGGAATAAAAATCTTCATGGAAAAGTGGAATTGACAATCACAATAATAAAAATCAAATGATGTGAGAGTGCAAGAAAATTGTCGCTCAAGATGAGACCGATGGAGGAAGATAATTCTATTTTAATTCTTAGTAAGGATTCTAATTGGCTCTAAGGGATAAGAGTGGAAGAAAAAAAATATGTAAAATTGTAAGAAAGTTGCATTTTTTCATGGCTGCGTACGGGTCTTTGATCTATCTTTGTTTCACACCAACATTCTTAGAAATAATTATAATACATATTTATTTAGTAAATTATAATTTTGCAACTAATATATATTCAAATTCACCGTGAAAAAATTACTAGCATAACTCCTTTTCATGTTGCAATATGCGTACAAGGTATTCTATTATTAAAGTATCTATGCAATCACCCAAAACCATTTTAATGCTATAAATTTAATggaaaagtaaaataaataaactaTAATATGTCGGTAATCTAGCAGCGCAAATGCGCGGGTCACACTTTTAGTTATTAGAATTAGGGTAATCCTTATTAAGGAGTAACTCACTTAGTCGGCTGTACCACACAACTCTCTGACCTCTTCGGAGTCATACAATGACTTCTAAAGCTTCATACAAACATGTTGTGATTTGTCATTGGATTCAGAATACTAAGCCCTTTCCATTACTTCAGTGTATATATCTGAACTTAATGATCCATGTGAGTATGTAGCCACTACATACATCAATCGCTTGGATATGTACTGCGAATTCAGTATCGAAACATAATTACACTCATGCGGAGAATGTATGCTACATCGTAAACGACGCCGGATCTCTGCTGAAACCAATGAGCTACAAACCTCACTTTCTCACTACATCATCTTATTACGTTTTCGAATGAAAAATCAATTCTCTTCTCTACTGATGATACTTATGAGGAGCTGGTTTAACTATGGTGAACACCTCTCTTTTGATGAGCGAGTGCGACTCTTACCAAATTGCTTCCTTTCATTTCAACCAATATAAGTGCAAACAACACTCTCCATGGATTTCGGTTTAGGGCCCGAAAAGATCTCGGGAATTCTCAAGAAACAATTTATGTCGACAACTGTAAAAAAAATTCATATTCCATTCTCATGAATAAATATCATTTGTGGAATTCTTGTTATGCCTCTTAACTCCTCTTGACTTCCCATAAGAATGGAGTCTAGGTGTTTCGATGACCCAGCACCATAAAAATGTGTGCACATATGTGCTGGCCTCTGGATGACACGCATCCTTCAGTTGTCATTCAGCCTTAGGTTGAATCACATTTACTCATCGAGGAGACCATATCCTCTATTTCCACGAAAACATACGAGAACTTAATCTCATGTGACCAAAAGTATCCCCCTCTTGCTCTCATCTAGGGATACGAGTGGTTATTAGGTACCTCCACTCATTCTGGTACTAGACTTCATTGACACCTTTGTCATCAGTAAATGTATATGGCAGATGATTTGCAATATGTTGCAAATTTCTCATAACCTGAACCTCCAGTTTAGACTCTTAAGTACGTGGATATAATGTCTACGACATTTCTTATCCATTTCCTAGAATTCTATGTGGTACATTTCTCATCTACCCCTAAAGCCAGAAAATGTCCTTATTGCAGAAGCAATCGGTGCATGGGCTGCATATAACTTCATCACTACGGTTAAGGTATCTGACGGATTAATAATCTTATCATATTTATTCCTCACATAGATCCCAAATATATGTGAAGGCCCTTGATGAACGCCAGGGTGGTGATATCGGTATACAACCGAATTACAGCAGATGGGAAATACTTCATGGATTTCCATGTACAAACG
The Aegilops tauschii subsp. strangulata cultivar AL8/78 chromosome 3, Aet v6.0, whole genome shotgun sequence genome window above contains:
- the LOC141020862 gene encoding uncharacterized protein, whose protein sequence is MAKEHDAGDQIAAWVHPMKVQDVVSERAKVLLEAMHVNVRHKAEVAHSLPPQLFGGSFLSSVAAAAHGDGDVASASVMPPLPGFATAMDMEEMEMAIPRPPGFDDEMGMAVKQLLMVMPPSPEIPAGLETNAGFLFPY
- the LOC109771294 gene encoding uncharacterized protein yields the protein MAAKRKGGNGRKKTILHPIPKKDARRGPIVFSPACKAFSFGHSSVDVVVNRFMAGNSAELQGATADSGLQTLHWQHGEICTELAYRWKQKKRADEVLAKVRAGGDQTAAGLDHDMHDMGYEDMAALVAALMQVKAAVSVRANQVLVEAYHIDICSKLLVPPPPPMSVQLFGGTTCEFDASNARLHPQEWTCTRCLWRCLLLPVWLPWWRSNWG